In Candidatus Eisenbacteria bacterium, a single genomic region encodes these proteins:
- a CDS encoding aspartate ammonia-lyase, with translation MKSLERRAQLPGLLAMAMTLILGVCASGPVTAATKSSKSSKQAATRTEHDLLGEKQIPANAYYGVQTLRGIENFQLSGVTIDHYPGFVEAWAIVKLAAARANTEVGAMKPERLAMIEKACKAVMDGKYHDQFKVDWYQGGAGTSTNMNANEVLANVGLELGGHKKGQYQYLEPHDDLNMSQSTNDSYPTAIKVAVMLRNDKLVEELKKLSASFRAKGDAYLRIVKMGRTELQDAVPMTVGQEFHAFAASLDAEVAFLKDAEKYLYVQNMGATAIGTGINVPKGYVEKCSAQLAQLTKKPIVPAADMLAATWEQQGFVIYSSALKSTAIKLSKIASDLILLASGPRAGLAEINLPAIQPGSSIMPGKVNPVVPEVVNVVAFRVIGNDVGVALAAHSGQLQLNAYEPLAGINMMESQHLLHNVSQLLRTKCVDGITVNEKVLARYMETTVGIVTALNPVLGYEKATELANEAYKSGKGVLEVIREKKILTEEQITELLDPIKLTNLDVSLYQPK, from the coding sequence ATGAAATCACTCGAGCGAAGAGCTCAACTGCCGGGCCTGCTGGCGATGGCCATGACTCTCATTCTGGGTGTGTGCGCATCGGGCCCGGTGACCGCCGCGACCAAGAGCTCGAAGTCGTCCAAGCAGGCGGCGACGCGCACCGAGCACGATCTGCTGGGTGAGAAGCAGATCCCCGCCAATGCGTACTACGGCGTGCAAACACTGCGCGGAATCGAGAACTTCCAGCTGTCCGGCGTGACCATCGATCACTATCCGGGTTTCGTCGAGGCGTGGGCGATCGTGAAGCTGGCGGCCGCGCGGGCCAACACGGAAGTCGGCGCGATGAAGCCGGAGCGTCTGGCGATGATCGAGAAGGCCTGCAAGGCGGTGATGGACGGCAAGTATCACGACCAGTTCAAGGTCGACTGGTACCAGGGTGGAGCCGGCACCTCCACCAACATGAACGCCAATGAAGTGCTGGCGAACGTCGGCCTCGAGCTCGGTGGCCACAAGAAGGGGCAATACCAGTATCTCGAGCCCCACGATGACCTCAACATGTCGCAGTCGACCAACGACTCCTACCCCACCGCAATCAAGGTCGCGGTCATGCTGCGCAACGACAAGCTCGTCGAAGAGCTCAAGAAGCTGTCGGCCTCCTTCCGCGCCAAAGGCGACGCCTATCTCAGGATCGTGAAGATGGGCCGCACCGAGCTTCAGGACGCGGTGCCCATGACCGTGGGCCAGGAGTTCCACGCGTTCGCGGCCTCGCTCGACGCCGAAGTCGCCTTCTTGAAGGACGCGGAGAAGTACCTGTACGTCCAGAACATGGGCGCGACCGCGATCGGCACCGGCATCAACGTTCCCAAGGGCTACGTGGAGAAGTGCTCCGCGCAGCTTGCCCAGCTGACCAAGAAGCCGATCGTGCCGGCCGCTGACATGCTCGCCGCCACCTGGGAGCAGCAGGGCTTCGTGATCTACTCCTCGGCGCTGAAGAGCACGGCCATCAAGCTGTCGAAGATCGCGAGCGATCTCATCCTGCTCGCCTCGGGGCCGCGCGCCGGCCTTGCCGAGATCAACCTTCCGGCGATCCAGCCGGGTTCATCGATCATGCCCGGCAAGGTCAACCCAGTGGTCCCTGAAGTCGTGAACGTGGTCGCGTTCCGGGTCATTGGCAACGACGTCGGCGTCGCGCTGGCCGCGCACAGCGGACAGCTCCAGCTCAACGCCTACGAGCCGCTCGCCGGGATCAACATGATGGAATCCCAGCACCTGCTCCACAACGTGTCGCAGTTGCTGCGCACCAAGTGCGTCGACGGCATCACGGTGAACGAGAAGGTCCTAGCCCGCTACATGGAGACCACCGTCGGCATCGTCACCGCCCTGAATCCGGTGCTGGGCTACGAAAAGGCCACCGAGCTGGCCAACGAGGCCTACAAGAGCGGGAAGGGAGTCCTCGAGGTCATCCGCGAGAAGAAGATCTTGACCGAAGAGCAGATCACCGAGCTGCTCGATCCCATCAAGCTGACCAATCTGGACGTCAGCCTGTATCAACCCAAGTAG